In Halapricum desulfuricans, a single window of DNA contains:
- a CDS encoding Zn-ribbon domain-containing OB-fold protein has translation MSDDEISNDGYDQALDAIENGEPYALECPEGHQSMPPRQVCPECGASDLEEVEIPLSGELLSYNVTYVPTPDFGDDVPFVLGVAEFDDVRLTGRVQADAEDVEVGSAVEVGLGESETTGRPLVTFDLA, from the coding sequence ATGAGCGACGACGAAATCTCCAACGACGGGTACGATCAGGCGCTCGACGCGATCGAGAACGGCGAACCGTACGCGCTCGAATGTCCGGAGGGACACCAGTCGATGCCGCCCCGGCAGGTCTGTCCCGAGTGCGGTGCGAGTGACCTCGAGGAAGTCGAGATCCCCCTCTCCGGCGAGTTGCTGAGTTACAACGTCACGTACGTCCCGACGCCCGACTTCGGTGACGACGTTCCGTTCGTGCTTGGGGTCGCCGAGTTCGACGACGTGCGCCTGACGGGCCGGGTTCAGGCCGATGCCGAGGACGTCGAGGTCGGGTCGGCGGTCGAAGTCGGACTAGGCGAATCCGAGACGACCGGGCGGCCGCTGGTCACCTTCGATCTGGCCTAA
- a CDS encoding thiolase domain-containing protein has product MASAHIAGVGMTEFGEFPERTGRDLFGEAGGTAIEDAGIDREEIDALYVGNFMGELSENQGHMGPLMAKAVGIDAPATRIESACASGGMAVRQAVKDVRNGEADVVLVGGVERMHNMGTTGATGGLSVAADDLWEIRQGITFPGAYALMAQRYFAVHGGDREDLAHVAVKNHANAANNPLAQYQTEISVEKVLDAPPVALPMGLFDSSPITDGAAATVLVSEAYAEEHGLETPVAITGTGQGTDNLALAERDSMVWTPATEDAGRRAYEDAGISKDDVDFLEVHDCFTIAEVLAIEGLGFYEEGEGITAAREGETAADGELPVNLSGGLKAKGHPVGATGVAQISEMTKLFRGDHVNSDAVEDAEVGLTHNAGGTVASAVVHVLEVAE; this is encoded by the coding sequence ATGGCATCCGCACACATCGCGGGGGTCGGCATGACCGAGTTCGGGGAGTTCCCCGAGCGGACCGGTCGCGACCTCTTCGGGGAAGCCGGCGGCACCGCTATCGAAGACGCCGGGATCGACCGCGAGGAGATCGACGCGCTGTACGTCGGTAACTTCATGGGCGAACTCTCGGAAAACCAGGGCCATATGGGCCCGCTGATGGCCAAGGCCGTCGGGATCGACGCGCCCGCCACACGGATTGAGAGCGCCTGCGCCTCGGGCGGGATGGCCGTCCGCCAGGCGGTCAAGGACGTCCGCAACGGCGAGGCCGACGTGGTGCTCGTCGGCGGCGTCGAACGCATGCACAACATGGGCACGACCGGCGCGACCGGCGGCCTGTCGGTCGCGGCCGACGACCTCTGGGAGATCCGTCAGGGGATCACTTTCCCCGGGGCGTACGCGCTGATGGCCCAGCGCTACTTCGCAGTCCACGGTGGCGACCGCGAGGATCTGGCCCACGTCGCCGTCAAGAACCACGCCAATGCCGCCAACAACCCGCTCGCGCAGTACCAGACCGAGATTTCCGTCGAGAAGGTACTCGACGCCCCGCCGGTCGCGTTGCCGATGGGGCTGTTCGACTCCTCGCCGATCACCGACGGCGCGGCCGCGACGGTGCTGGTCAGCGAGGCGTACGCCGAGGAACACGGACTGGAGACGCCGGTTGCGATCACCGGGACCGGGCAAGGGACCGACAATCTCGCGCTGGCCGAGCGCGACTCGATGGTCTGGACGCCCGCGACCGAGGACGCGGGTCGGCGAGCCTACGAGGACGCCGGCATCTCGAAAGACGACGTCGACTTCCTGGAGGTCCACGACTGCTTCACGATCGCTGAGGTGCTCGCGATCGAGGGACTGGGCTTCTACGAAGAGGGGGAGGGGATCACCGCCGCTCGCGAGGGCGAGACGGCCGCCGACGGCGAGTTGCCGGTCAACCTCTCCGGCGGGCTGAAGGCCAAGGGCCACCCGGTCGGCGCGACCGGCGTCGCCCAGATCAGCGAGATGACCAAGCTGTTCCGCGGCGACCACGTCAACAGCGACGCCGTCGAAGACGCTGAGGTCGGCCTGACCCACAACGCCGGTGGGACGGTCGCCTCTGCGGTCGTCCACGTTCTGGAGGTGGCAGAATGA
- a CDS encoding 4-phosphopantoate--beta-alanine ligase has product MADEFDVPESHPRYESLLTRHRIEAGVKKGITSTQGLIAEGRGEAFDYLLGERTTESADEAERVAAASLLLADRPVLSVNGNVAALVPGEIVELAEATGADIEVNLFNRTEERMEAIADHLCEHGASEVKGLRADGRIPGLDHERAKVDADGIESADVVVVPLEDGDRAEALDSMGKTEIVIDLNPLSRSAQVAAVPIVDNILRAVPNITAHARELADEPASTLETIVSEFDPDAALAAAEEAIRHGDLQ; this is encoded by the coding sequence ATGGCCGACGAATTCGACGTCCCCGAGAGCCACCCGCGCTACGAGTCGTTGCTCACTCGTCACCGGATCGAGGCAGGGGTCAAGAAGGGGATCACGAGCACACAGGGACTGATCGCCGAGGGGCGGGGCGAGGCCTTCGATTACCTGCTCGGCGAACGGACGACCGAGAGCGCCGACGAGGCCGAACGGGTCGCCGCCGCATCCCTGCTTTTGGCCGACCGTCCCGTCCTCTCGGTCAACGGTAACGTCGCGGCGCTCGTCCCCGGCGAGATCGTCGAGCTGGCCGAGGCGACCGGTGCCGACATCGAGGTGAACCTCTTCAACCGGACCGAAGAACGGATGGAAGCCATCGCAGACCACCTGTGCGAGCACGGCGCGAGCGAGGTCAAGGGACTCCGGGCCGACGGCCGGATCCCCGGACTCGACCACGAGCGCGCGAAGGTCGACGCCGACGGGATCGAGAGCGCCGACGTCGTGGTCGTCCCGCTGGAAGACGGCGACCGGGCCGAGGCGCTCGATTCGATGGGCAAAACCGAGATCGTGATCGATCTGAACCCCCTCTCGCGGTCCGCCCAGGTCGCGGCCGTGCCGATCGTTGACAACATCCTGCGCGCCGTTCCGAATATCACCGCCCACGCCCGCGAGTTGGCCGACGAACCCGCTTCGACGCTGGAGACGATCGTCTCGGAGTTCGATCCCGACGCAGCGCTGGCGGCGGCCGAGGAAGCGATTCGCCACGGCGACCTCCAGTGA
- a CDS encoding DUF420 domain-containing protein, with protein sequence MRATLRRHVPLVTALLTIVSLFVVVAAVRQFVPEALLPALPEPVLSAIPHANALISALAIGTITYGWRSIRDGRLTDHRRAMGASVVLFLSFLGLYLLRVAIEGPTPFDGPQALELWVYYPVLGIHILLAIVCLPLVYYVLLLALTHAPSELGETLHPRVGRVAASLWLVSFALGIVVYLLLYVLQV encoded by the coding sequence ATGCGAGCAACGCTTCGCCGTCACGTCCCGCTGGTGACTGCCCTGTTGACGATCGTCTCGCTGTTCGTCGTCGTCGCGGCCGTCAGGCAGTTCGTTCCCGAAGCGCTGTTGCCGGCGCTCCCGGAACCCGTTCTCAGCGCGATCCCGCACGCGAACGCGCTCATCAGCGCACTGGCGATCGGGACGATCACCTACGGCTGGCGCTCGATCCGCGACGGACGGCTGACGGACCACCGTCGGGCGATGGGTGCGAGCGTCGTGCTCTTTCTGTCCTTCCTCGGGCTGTACCTCCTCCGGGTCGCGATCGAAGGGCCGACCCCGTTCGACGGACCGCAGGCGCTGGAACTGTGGGTCTACTACCCCGTGCTCGGGATCCACATACTGCTGGCGATCGTCTGTCTGCCGCTGGTGTACTACGTACTCCTGCTCGCGCTTACGCACGCGCCGTCCGAACTCGGCGAGACGCTCCACCCGCGGGTCGGGCGCGTCGCCGCCAGTCTGTGGCTGGTCTCGTTCGCGCTTGGGATCGTCGTCTACCTGCTTCTGTACGTCCTCCAGGTCTAG
- a CDS encoding phosphoribosylanthranilate isomerase, with product MTRVKVCGFTREADLEAAIAAGVDAVGLIAGVTVDTPREIDLEVASRLAATVPPLVSSVLVTMPGDAGEARRRIERVRPDAVQLHGLDPVDVAALADAPADVIAVVEPTDPELDAYAETADALLVDSIDAEGGGGTGETHDWERTREIVTGLDVPVVLAGGLTPENVSTAVETVDPFAVDVASGVEREGGVKDYDAVERFVERATRARVAP from the coding sequence ATGACGCGGGTCAAAGTGTGTGGGTTCACCCGCGAGGCGGACCTGGAGGCGGCGATCGCGGCCGGCGTCGACGCGGTCGGGCTGATCGCCGGCGTCACCGTCGACACGCCCCGGGAGATCGATCTCGAGGTGGCGTCACGGCTGGCGGCGACCGTTCCCCCGCTCGTTTCGAGCGTGCTGGTCACGATGCCCGGCGACGCCGGCGAGGCGCGCCGACGGATCGAGCGCGTCCGTCCCGACGCCGTCCAGTTGCACGGACTCGACCCCGTGGATGTCGCCGCGCTCGCGGACGCGCCGGCTGACGTGATCGCGGTGGTCGAGCCGACCGATCCGGAACTGGACGCCTACGCCGAGACCGCTGACGCGCTGCTGGTCGACTCGATCGACGCCGAGGGCGGCGGCGGCACCGGCGAGACGCACGACTGGGAACGCACGCGTGAGATCGTTACGGGTCTTGACGTCCCGGTAGTTCTCGCCGGCGGGCTCACGCCCGAGAACGTCTCGACGGCCGTCGAGACGGTTGATCCCTTCGCCGTGGACGTCGCCAGCGGCGTCGAACGCGAAGGCGGCGTCAAGGACTACGACGCGGTCGAGCGGTTCGTCGAGCGGGCCACCCGCGCCCGGGTCGCGCCATGA
- the trpE gene encoding anthranilate synthase component I, which produces MTADRNSGDAATGEVDFDRSREAFVDLASGGRPAVVRLEANLDADVDPLSAYAALTGRTTDREVADYTFLLESAGKVASSDPDGAFAPTPDDRHARYSFVGYDPVGVVTVDAETTVEVFDDRYADFLAPNGGDVLDSLRACLPDAELRGFPEHDRQLLEGGLVGFLAYDAVYDLWLDEVGLDRPDSRFPDAQFLLTTKTLVFDHAEDTVSLVATPLFGPGHDAGERYDELRAEAGRIGGLLADATDVESGNFEQQAETAGPKDDYEDAVRQAKESVLDGDIYQGVISRKRELYGDVDPLGLYEALRSINPSPYMYLLDHDDLSVVGASPETLVSVDGDRVMVNPIAGTCPRGTSPVEDRRLAGEMLADEKERAEHTMLVDLGRNDVRRVAEPGSVRVEEFMNVLKYSHVQHIESTVTGTLADDADSGRESAARETDEFDAFDAVRATFPAGTLSGAPKIRAMEIIDDLEREPRGLYGGGVGYFSWDGNADFAIVIRSATIEADQRPPDSATPSETADRITVQAGAGIVADSVPEREYEETENKMRGVLDAIEAIRVEPEEVSP; this is translated from the coding sequence ATGACCGCGGATCGGAATTCGGGCGACGCTGCGACCGGTGAGGTCGACTTCGATCGCTCGCGCGAGGCGTTCGTGGATCTGGCGTCCGGCGGCCGGCCGGCCGTCGTCCGCCTCGAGGCCAACCTCGACGCAGACGTCGATCCGCTGTCGGCGTACGCCGCTCTGACCGGTCGGACGACCGACCGCGAAGTTGCCGATTACACCTTCCTGCTTGAAAGTGCCGGGAAGGTCGCCTCCAGCGATCCCGACGGCGCGTTCGCGCCGACGCCCGACGACCGCCACGCCCGCTACTCGTTCGTCGGGTACGACCCCGTCGGCGTCGTCACCGTCGACGCGGAAACGACGGTCGAGGTCTTCGACGACCGCTACGCCGACTTTCTCGCGCCAAACGGCGGGGACGTCCTCGACAGCCTGCGGGCGTGTCTGCCCGACGCCGAACTGCGCGGCTTCCCCGAGCACGACCGACAGTTGCTCGAGGGCGGGCTCGTCGGCTTTCTGGCCTACGACGCCGTCTACGACCTCTGGCTCGACGAAGTCGGACTGGACCGTCCCGACTCGCGGTTCCCCGACGCACAGTTCCTGCTCACGACGAAGACGCTCGTGTTCGATCACGCCGAGGACACCGTCTCGCTGGTCGCCACGCCGCTTTTCGGACCCGGCCACGACGCCGGCGAACGCTACGACGAACTCCGGGCCGAAGCCGGCCGGATCGGGGGCCTGCTCGCCGACGCGACCGACGTCGAGTCGGGCAACTTCGAGCAGCAGGCCGAGACGGCCGGTCCGAAAGACGACTACGAGGACGCCGTCAGACAGGCCAAAGAGTCTGTGCTCGACGGCGACATCTATCAGGGCGTCATCTCCCGCAAGCGCGAACTCTACGGCGACGTCGATCCGCTGGGGCTGTACGAGGCGCTGCGTTCAATCAACCCCTCGCCGTACATGTACCTGCTCGATCACGACGATCTGTCTGTCGTCGGCGCCAGCCCGGAGACGCTCGTCTCGGTCGACGGCGACCGCGTGATGGTCAATCCCATCGCGGGGACGTGTCCGCGCGGAACGAGTCCGGTCGAGGACCGCCGGCTGGCCGGCGAGATGCTCGCCGACGAGAAGGAACGAGCCGAGCACACGATGCTCGTCGACCTGGGGCGAAACGACGTCCGGCGGGTCGCCGAACCCGGCTCGGTCCGCGTCGAGGAGTTCATGAACGTGCTCAAGTACAGCCACGTCCAGCACATCGAATCGACGGTCACGGGGACGCTTGCCGACGACGCTGACTCCGGACGTGAATCGGCGGCTCGCGAGACCGACGAGTTCGATGCGTTCGACGCGGTGCGAGCGACGTTCCCGGCGGGGACGCTCTCGGGCGCGCCGAAGATCCGTGCCATGGAGATCATCGACGACCTGGAGCGCGAACCGCGCGGGCTGTACGGCGGCGGCGTGGGGTATTTCTCCTGGGACGGCAACGCCGACTTCGCGATCGTGATCCGCTCGGCGACGATCGAGGCCGACCAGCGGCCGCCTGACTCCGCGACTCCGTCGGAAACGGCCGACCGGATCACCGTCCAGGCCGGCGCGGGGATCGTCGCCGATTCGGTGCCCGAACGCGAGTACGAGGAGACGGAGAACAAGATGCGGGGCGTGCTCGACGCCATCGAGGCGATCCGCGTCGAACCCGAGGAGGTCTCGCCATGA
- the trpG gene encoding anthranilate synthase component II, which translates to MNAQRTGGHASAGTPDSEQLRVLFVDNFDSFTYNLVEYTSEHAETEVLRNTASLEEVRAVDPDAIVVSPGPGHPRNDRDVGVTMDVLRELSPEVPTLGVCLGLEAAVYEYGGSVGRAPEPIHGKAFPIDHDGEGVFAGLEQGFQGGRYHSLVATDVPDSFQVTATTETDDGTELVMGIRHREYPLEAVQFHPESVLTAVGHDLIHNFLDGVVR; encoded by the coding sequence ATGAACGCGCAACGAACCGGCGGCCACGCTTCCGCGGGCACGCCCGACAGCGAACAGTTGCGCGTGCTGTTCGTCGATAACTTCGACTCGTTCACCTACAACCTCGTCGAGTACACCAGCGAGCACGCCGAGACCGAGGTGCTCCGGAACACGGCCTCCCTCGAGGAGGTCCGCGCGGTCGATCCCGACGCGATCGTCGTCTCGCCCGGCCCGGGACACCCGAGAAACGACCGCGACGTGGGCGTGACGATGGACGTGCTGCGCGAACTCAGTCCCGAGGTACCGACGCTGGGCGTCTGTCTGGGGCTGGAGGCGGCCGTCTACGAGTACGGCGGCTCGGTCGGACGCGCGCCCGAACCGATCCACGGCAAGGCGTTCCCGATCGACCACGACGGCGAGGGCGTGTTCGCGGGCCTCGAACAGGGCTTTCAGGGCGGGCGCTATCACTCGCTGGTCGCCACCGACGTCCCTGACTCCTTCCAGGTGACAGCCACGACCGAGACCGACGACGGGACCGAACTGGTCATGGGGATTCGCCACCGCGAGTACCCCCTCGAGGCGGTCCAGTTTCACCCCGAATCCGTCCTGACTGCCGTCGGTCACGACCTGATCCACAACTTCCTGGACGGTGTCGTCCGGTAG
- the trpD gene encoding anthranilate phosphoribosyltransferase encodes MKEYIERVTDGEDLTVAEARAAARAVFEDATEAQIGALLSALRSKGETETEIAGFAQGMREAARTIEPDRSPLVDTCGTGGDDYDTINVSTTAAIVAAGAGVPIAKHGNYSVSSSSGSSDVLEAVGVTLESDPDSVREHVESLGIGYMHAPEFHPAMKAVIGPRKELGVETIFNVLGPLTNPAGADAQVLGVYDDELVPLIADALARMPVEHALVVHGAGMDEIAVHDETTVAEVEGSDVEQYTIAPEDVGLDRHDISAVAGGTPEENAADLEGIVEGSVNSAKQDIVLANAGAAAYVAGQATSPADGVELARQAIESGAAAEKLDELREASA; translated from the coding sequence ATGAAGGAATACATCGAACGCGTCACAGACGGGGAGGACCTCACGGTCGCAGAGGCACGAGCGGCCGCACGGGCGGTTTTCGAGGACGCCACCGAGGCACAGATCGGAGCACTGCTCTCGGCGTTGCGGTCGAAAGGAGAGACGGAGACCGAGATCGCGGGCTTCGCGCAGGGGATGCGCGAGGCCGCGCGCACGATCGAACCCGACCGGTCGCCGCTGGTCGACACCTGTGGTACGGGCGGGGACGATTACGACACGATCAACGTCTCGACGACGGCCGCCATCGTCGCGGCCGGCGCGGGCGTGCCGATCGCCAAGCACGGCAACTACTCCGTCTCGTCGTCGTCCGGCAGTTCCGACGTGCTCGAGGCGGTCGGCGTCACGCTGGAGAGCGATCCCGACTCGGTCCGCGAGCACGTCGAGTCGCTGGGGATCGGGTACATGCACGCCCCGGAGTTCCACCCCGCGATGAAGGCCGTCATCGGCCCGCGCAAGGAGCTGGGCGTCGAGACGATCTTCAACGTGCTCGGACCGCTGACTAATCCCGCCGGCGCGGACGCGCAAGTGCTCGGCGTCTACGACGACGAACTGGTCCCGCTGATCGCCGACGCGCTCGCGCGCATGCCCGTCGAACACGCGCTGGTCGTCCACGGGGCCGGCATGGACGAGATCGCCGTCCACGACGAGACGACTGTCGCCGAGGTCGAGGGCAGCGATGTCGAACAGTACACGATCGCGCCCGAGGACGTGGGGCTGGACCGCCACGACATCTCGGCCGTCGCTGGCGGGACGCCCGAGGAGAACGCCGCGGATCTGGAAGGGATCGTCGAGGGGTCGGTCAACAGCGCCAAGCAGGACATCGTGCTGGCCAACGCCGGGGCGGCCGCCTACGTCGCCGGACAGGCGACGTCGCCGGCGGACGGCGTCGAACTCGCCCGTCAGGCCATCGAGTCGGGCGCGGCAGCCGAGAAACTCGACGAACTCCGCGAGGCCAGCGCATGA
- a CDS encoding DUF6498-containing protein — translation MSSALHDAASPTALPAVVGNLVPIAGVLALDWSPAAVLLVYQAELAAIFLWTILKVPFAYKRPNNMIERPNSIIGDDSAVFRPIQQKRGSISIPGPLPPLYPRNVPTLIVALVLTPFALAIAFVAFSLTRPEITEAAAGAFIVGGIVVFVARGIETWREYFRGAGYREHSPRSVLLTPFKYFLIVGIVFLAFFVLESVIEVNAIIGAERAVLLLAVGKLGYDIRSWRVQRDDERRSLFERLYGSAATEIEPTPVEIPGGEPVRRVSMNRGMALIDALVHGLLFWFRVPAIFAWLVVGYGILTSNATIALVGLGIGVAVSVPRIVARYVRYGTVEYRCYDDAIVVYDTLLEEPQARMDDHAVTDATASTGWLDRLFGTKTLSFEVMDHGDGPDGRLFVPEDVDTEDDADESEPLVLPHVEDPRRVTDALGLSWHLDGEA, via the coding sequence GTGAGCAGTGCCCTCCACGACGCGGCCTCGCCGACAGCGTTACCGGCTGTCGTCGGTAACCTGGTGCCGATTGCCGGCGTCCTCGCGCTGGACTGGTCCCCCGCGGCGGTGTTGCTCGTCTACCAGGCAGAACTGGCCGCGATCTTTCTCTGGACGATTCTGAAGGTCCCGTTCGCGTACAAGCGGCCGAACAACATGATCGAGCGACCCAACAGCATCATCGGCGACGACTCCGCCGTGTTCCGTCCGATCCAGCAAAAGCGGGGGTCGATCTCGATCCCGGGGCCGCTCCCGCCGCTGTACCCGCGGAACGTCCCGACGTTGATCGTCGCGCTCGTGTTGACACCGTTCGCGCTCGCTATCGCGTTTGTCGCCTTTTCGCTGACCCGGCCGGAGATTACCGAGGCAGCCGCCGGGGCGTTCATCGTCGGTGGCATCGTCGTGTTCGTCGCACGCGGGATCGAGACCTGGCGCGAGTATTTCCGTGGAGCGGGGTACCGCGAGCACTCCCCGCGATCGGTGCTTTTGACGCCGTTCAAGTATTTCCTGATCGTCGGAATCGTCTTCCTGGCGTTTTTCGTGCTGGAGTCGGTGATCGAGGTGAATGCGATCATCGGGGCCGAACGGGCGGTCCTGCTGCTCGCGGTGGGGAAACTCGGGTACGATATCCGGTCCTGGCGCGTCCAGCGCGACGACGAACGCCGGAGCCTCTTCGAGCGACTGTACGGGAGCGCGGCGACCGAGATCGAACCGACGCCGGTCGAGATACCCGGCGGTGAACCGGTCAGGCGTGTCTCGATGAACAGGGGGATGGCGCTGATCGACGCTCTCGTCCACGGACTGCTGTTCTGGTTTCGCGTCCCGGCGATCTTCGCCTGGCTCGTCGTCGGGTACGGCATCCTCACGTCGAACGCCACGATCGCACTCGTCGGGCTCGGAATCGGCGTGGCCGTGAGCGTCCCCCGAATCGTCGCACGGTACGTCCGATACGGGACCGTCGAGTACCGCTGTTACGACGACGCGATCGTCGTCTACGACACGTTACTCGAGGAGCCACAGGCCCGGATGGACGACCACGCTGTCACCGACGCGACCGCGTCGACCGGCTGGCTCGACCGGCTCTTCGGGACGAAGACGCTCTCCTTCGAGGTGATGGATCACGGAGACGGTCCCGATGGGAGGCTGTTCGTCCCCGAGGACGTCGACACCGAAGACGACGCCGACGAGAGCGAGCCACTGGTGCTCCCGCACGTCGAGGACCCTCGCCGAGTCACCGACGCGCTCGGTCTCTCCTGGCATCTCGACGGGGAAGCGTGA
- a CDS encoding glycoside hydrolase family 13 protein produces MCASDAGTIGDGEPAWWKEAVVYEIYPQSFNDSDGDGIGDIPGIIEKADYLDELGIDVVWLTPPYDSPHADNGYDVRDYRSVLEEFGEMDDFERLLEALHDRDIRLILDMVLNHTSDEHEWFQKSRHEEDGYGDFYHWVEGEPDEPPNNWTSGFGGPAWSYDETREAWYLHLFHEKQPDLNWRNPDVRREMYDVVEFWLEKGIDGFRFDVFNVMSKPEGYPDGDPDDDWVGMEHFADGPRIHEYIGGLYDEVLSSYDVMTVGEGMDITPREAKRYCGPSGDGLNMVYHYDHTMVDHGADGWWDIVDWEVSEIRGALTEWVRQLEVTDAWNTVYLGTHDTPRIASRFGNDDRYHYESATMLGTLLLTFPATPFCFQGDEIGMTNYPWSSREEMRDADATNRVEIAFEEGRAEDFSDVQDVVRYRSRDNARTPVQWSDDRNGGFTDGEPWIPVNPASETINVADQRDRDDAVLSYYRDLIGLRHDEDALVYGVYDLLTEDHPRVWAFERTLDDETLLVALNWAGRTSRVDLSDSGAVQAVLACNYDDPGTELGSLALRPYEARVYRLE; encoded by the coding sequence ATGTGCGCGTCAGACGCTGGAACGATCGGCGACGGCGAACCGGCCTGGTGGAAAGAAGCGGTCGTCTACGAGATCTACCCCCAGAGTTTCAACGACAGTGACGGCGACGGAATCGGTGACATTCCCGGAATCATCGAAAAGGCGGACTATCTCGACGAACTGGGGATCGACGTCGTCTGGCTGACCCCGCCGTACGACTCCCCGCATGCGGACAACGGCTACGACGTCCGCGATTACCGTTCGGTCCTCGAGGAGTTCGGCGAGATGGACGACTTCGAGCGACTGCTCGAGGCGCTGCACGACCGAGATATCCGGCTGATCCTCGATATGGTCTTGAACCACACCTCGGACGAACACGAGTGGTTCCAGAAGTCCCGCCACGAGGAAGACGGATACGGGGACTTCTATCACTGGGTCGAGGGCGAACCCGACGAACCGCCGAACAACTGGACCTCCGGGTTCGGCGGCCCGGCCTGGAGCTACGACGAGACTCGCGAGGCGTGGTATCTCCATCTCTTCCACGAGAAACAGCCCGACCTGAACTGGCGCAACCCCGACGTTCGCCGGGAAATGTACGATGTCGTCGAGTTCTGGCTGGAGAAGGGTATCGACGGCTTCCGCTTCGACGTGTTCAATGTCATGTCCAAGCCGGAAGGCTACCCAGACGGTGACCCCGACGATGACTGGGTGGGGATGGAACACTTCGCGGACGGCCCCCGCATCCACGAGTATATCGGCGGCCTCTACGACGAGGTGCTCTCGAGCTACGACGTGATGACCGTCGGAGAGGGGATGGACATCACGCCACGAGAAGCCAAGCGGTACTGCGGCCCCTCCGGTGACGGGCTGAACATGGTGTATCACTACGACCATACGATGGTCGATCACGGTGCGGACGGCTGGTGGGATATCGTCGACTGGGAGGTTTCGGAGATCCGGGGGGCGCTGACGGAGTGGGTCCGCCAGCTGGAGGTAACCGACGCCTGGAACACCGTCTATCTCGGCACGCACGACACGCCGCGGATCGCCTCACGGTTCGGCAACGACGACCGCTATCACTACGAGTCGGCGACGATGCTCGGGACGCTCCTGCTGACGTTCCCGGCGACGCCCTTCTGCTTTCAGGGCGACGAGATCGGCATGACCAACTACCCGTGGTCCTCGCGCGAGGAGATGCGCGACGCCGACGCCACGAACCGCGTCGAGATAGCCTTCGAGGAGGGTCGCGCCGAGGACTTCTCGGACGTCCAGGACGTCGTCCGCTATCGCTCGCGGGACAACGCTCGCACGCCTGTCCAGTGGTCCGACGACCGCAACGGCGGGTTCACCGACGGCGAGCCCTGGATCCCGGTCAATCCGGCCAGCGAGACGATCAACGTCGCCGACCAGCGTGACCGCGATGACGCAGTGCTTTCGTACTACCGGGACCTGATCGGGCTGCGCCACGACGAGGACGCGCTGGTCTACGGCGTCTACGACCTGCTCACCGAGGATCACCCGCGCGTGTGGGCGTTCGAGCGGACGCTGGACGACGAGACGCTGCTGGTCGCGCTCAACTGGGCGGGCCGCACCTCGCGAGTCGACCTCTCCGACAGCGGGGCCGTCCAGGCGGTGCTGGCCTGCAACTACGACGATCCCGGGACGGAACTGGGGTCGCTGGCGCTGCGACCCTACGAGGCGCGAGTGTACCGACTCGAGTAG